One Psilocybe cubensis strain MGC-MH-2018 chromosome 9, whole genome shotgun sequence genomic window, GAAGCAGGCGGCGCAAATGGCAAAGCAGGCGGCGCAGGTTGCTGCTatgaaggagagggagcggCGCGTGGAGGAGGAACACGCTGAGAGAGTTGAGAGACGGCGGagagaggatgaggaggcgCGGATTGCTGCGCAGATGGGGGATGCGGCTAGACGGGAGCGTGAGCGACGCGAGCGAGAGGCCCGAGTTCAGGAGCTTGAGCAGCGCCGACGCGAGCAAGATGCCCGACTTCAGGAGGAGAATGCGAAGCTTGAGCAGCGCCGACGTGACGAAGAGGCGCACCGTCttgctgaagctgaagctgctAGACTTAAGCTCGAGGAGCAGCGTCGCCAGGAAGCAGAAGCTGCCCGGCGTGAGCAGCAGCGTCTCGAGGAAGAGTCCCTTCGCTTCGCAGCAGAACAAGAGCGCATCAAGCGAGAAACAGAAGCTAGAGCTAGATGGGATCAAGAACTCGAGGCAGAGAGGCGACgtcgagaagaagaagcgcATGCTGCTGAAATACTCCGCAAGGCAGAGGAGGCAGCACGATGGCGCCAACAAGAGCTCGCTGAGAAACGTGCGCGCGAGGCAGAGAGGATGGCGCGCGAGGCGCGGGAGCTGGCACGTACGGCGCTCGAGCACGCGCGGGTTACGCTGGGGCATGCACGGGCAGAGGCGGAGCGGGCACGGCGGGATGTTGAGAGCGCGCGTGCGCAGGCGGAGGAGGCGCGTCGGGAGGCCGAGCGCGCGTTTGCGCGCGCGCAGGCTGAGGCGATTCACCTCCGTTTCCAGACGGAACAGGACGCGCTGCAGTGGGCGGAGCGCTTGAGAGCGCAGTTTATTGTGGAGGACCAGGAGCGCCAGGCTGCGAATGCGCAGAGAGAGCGCGATTTGGCTGCGAAGGAGGAGCGTATCCGCGACGCTGAGGAGGCGTTCAGGCGCAAGGAGGCGGAGTTTGCGGCGAATCAGTATGCTCAGTGGAATAATCAGCAACAGTCTACTCCTCCTCCGCAATATGGACATGAACAATATCaacattctcctcctcagCAGCATAAAAACTTTAATTaccaccagcagcaacaagaacgacaacagcagcagcaatacCAATACTATCAACAACAGTATCAACAGCAACATTTCCAGCAGCACCAACAAACCTACGAGCATCACGATACCGACGTGCCAATGCGCGACGCGTCCTTCATCGTCGATATGGACGCGTCAATGCAAGACCTCCCCCCGCGCCCaccaactcctcctccttccccccctcctcctccccctcctccgccaGCAGAACCCACACCAGAACCAGGACCAGAACCCATACCACTCACAGCAGCCAACTTCTACGACCAATACGAAAAATCCTGGAAATCCCTGCTCAAACACACACCCAACCACACCCTCCAACTCACACACATCAAATGGCCCGTCCTGCACCGCGTCACATCGCCCCTCGACATCACCGACGAAGCAGTAAGGCACTTCTACACCAACCCCACGCGTCCAGTGAATCTGCAGGTTCCGATAAGGAGTCTGTGTAGGAAGGAATTGTTGCGCTGGCATACGGATAAGTTTGCGGCGAAGTTTGTGGATAAGGTTGTGCCGCATGAGTGGCCTACGGTTCTTGAATGTGTGCTGGTTGTGAATCGGTTTTTGGTGCAGTATAATCAGGAGCGAGGCTAGGATGGGGTGGATCACATTGTAtacttttttctttggtatGTTTATCATGTAAATTATGATATGATGTACGTACGATCCTTCacgctctttttttccctttccctccttttgcctttttcatccacacacacacacacacacacactgtATATTATCGCATCTGTATCACGATATACATTGGCATAGCACGCTCATTACATGttccatcttccatcttccataCATATTCCATACATATCACATTTACATCGTAGTCAATTGTATATTCCTACCACCCACACACactctcctttttcttctctgtACCCTTTGTAACTTTTGACTCTGGACTCTGGACAATCGTTTAGCTCTAGATGAACTACCACAAAACGAATACATTTATTTTTCACTTCATGCACACGAACACGACGACAAGAAACATCATCAAAAAATCTCAGAATCCCATAACCACCAACCTGACACTAACACTAACACTACTACCAACCACCACCTACCGCCCCCATTCATTTCCATTGTCAGATTGTCAGTATTAACCACGCCTCCGAGTCCCCCGCCCATCCAGCGCATCCCTAACCCCCTTCCTCCAAACCCCCAACTCCCGCTCAACATCAACAGCCATCGTCCTAACAGCCCTCCCAACCTCCCCGCCCTCATTCTTGCCGTTGCCAAAGCCGACTAGAAGCTCAGCCCGCGCGCGCACGAGCGTTTCGTAGGCGAGCTTTAGGCGGGGTGGGCCGGAGGGTGGGTAGGATGTGGGTTGCATCGTCAACGGTGTGGGAGAAGGTGAGGGTGaaggtggagatggagagatTGCTGGAGCGCCAGGTGACGAGACACCTTGCGAACCCGGCTCAACGCCCGCAGGACACGGCTCATCCACCGCCAAAAGCTTTCCAAGCTCAGCCAGCGCGACCCCGCGTACGGGGTGTCCCTCTACCAAAATCAGCGAAAGCCCAGAGCTCGCGCGCGTCGCTGCGCGAATTGCGTCGTCCAGCGCTTCCTGTTGTTCTTCAGGAGTGCGTTTGTTCATCGGAACGGCGGgtaaggaggaggaggaggagaaggaagaggattGTAGTTCGGGTGAAAGGACTTCCTCAACATCGCTGGTGGCGGGTGAAAGATGCGAAATGAGCAATGACGCGCATAGTCGGGATAGAGCGAGGAGCGGGTACGCCGCCGGTACGAGTCCGACGGATACTAAAATAGGAACCAATTTCGTTGTCAGCTGAATGGATTTCGTTGGAtctgtaaaaaaaaagaaagaagaaaagcatGAGCGATCATTGAAGATCGTGGTGATATTGAAAGAAAGACGCACTGGTAAACTGGAGTGCTTCAGCTTTATGCAACGCCTCCTGGCCAACGCGTACAGCGTCAAGAACGGCGTCCGTGTCCTTGACAGGCGTTTTACATCTATTACACCTCGTCAAACTGTtttctgaaaaaaaaaaaaaaagaaaaaaagaaaaggaaagaaaaatcaacgCGGACTTCAAGGGGGGCGGTAATGAACACGCACCTTCTGTTGGTAACGGACACATCCCACCGCATTTCTTGGGGCACCACATCGCTTCTCGCATGTCCAGAGTACTATTCGCGGGTGGTGGAGCGCACAGAGGGCATCTGCACGTGAAGTGATATGTCTCATTTAGAATTTTCTGTCGATGCTCCCGTGGAAGGGTGGTGTCAATATACGCTGTCAACACCTAAACCAAAAGAGTTCAGAAACTTGGAAAATAAAGAGGTGTCAGGGGAGTGGGTGGGTGTATGTTACCTCCTCGTCAGGTGCAATGTGTTTCAAGGCGATAACTTGCATCAGGGGTTCGTCCTCTCTCCTTGAGTTTGCCCGAGGAAATACAACCACTGCGTTAGGATCGCAAGAGTGGTTTATCAGTGCTACCAATGGCGAGACACATGCGCCCAAAGGCGCCAGTGCCGGGGTAGACACCGTGAAAGTATTAGTGGTGAACTAGATGGAATGCAAGTAGACGTCAGCATCGTTACAGTTACGAATACGAATACGATTACGAATACGAGAACAAAGAAACGTACCCTGGAAATGAGATCCACTAGCTCCCCGGCATTGTTGAGGTTGTATTCCGCTAGCTCTTCCTGTGACTCGAGACCGAGGAAACGCACGATCGCATGAGCGAGTTGAGTGTACGTTTGCGAGTCTTGTGAGTTGGGATCTTTGCTTATAGATTTCCTGTCTGACCATGGGAGGTAAGTTGTCAAGGAAGGGAAATGACTTGAGCAATTGACTCACGAGATTGCATGGAATCAATTTCTCTCGACTACAAACAATATGTATGAGTACCGCTCCTTTGTGCAACACGGAAAAACGAACCCAGATACTGTCGCTTCCcaactttcttcttctccagagTATCCTCCCTAGGCACCTAATCGCGTCGCCGGGTATAGGTGCTTGTCCAGACTTTTCCGATGACATGGTAGCCGACCATCTTTGAATCGCGGCACATTCATATCTATGAAAGGACCAATCGCTGCTTTGACATTTCTACCCATCACTGTCAGCGCTACTTGTTCTTacatgaaaaaaagaaagtcaaCCCACCGAGTCACAGTAATGTAAGAGCTTACACCCAGTGCACCTCTGCAGGTTGGTCGTCTTCGGCGCACAGCAATTTGAGCAATAGTCTTCGAGATGCTCGTTCGACAGAGCGGCAACATGGGGTTTGATCGATAGCAAGACATCACCTACACTTCGTATAGACTTCATAtgagtgaattgagaaggAATTACGAGGGGCTCACCTGGTCTGCGATAATATTTACTGTACAAGCCTCTCCCATTCCCCGTTGCTCCTGTGCTCATTCGCACCTCCAGAGTTGGGGGTAGCGACTTGTATAGGCCGTCGCAGTCCAAAGGCGTGATCGTGATTGCGCTCGTACTCGCTGCATCGTGACTTTTCGCTTGTTGCTTTTCTTCCGAATCAACTTGCATTGCAACTTCGGGCGAATTCGAAGTGGCTCCATCATCGTGTGCCTGGGACTGGGATGCTGCGCCTTCTGCGGGTACGGATGTCGAGCTTGCAGTGACGAATGATTTCGTTTCCTTTGCTCTTCGTTTATTCTTGAGAGTGGAGAAGTCGGACATTTGATTGTCGCAGATTGGAATGGGAAGACAGACGCGCCTGAGGGAATGTCGCGCATCGGCGGACTTctgcggagtttgaatgcgTGAACGAGCGGCGCGGAAACCGACGCTCTGCTTTGCATAACTCTATGCTTTGCTCCATGCAAGTGTATCTCTTATGCCTTTAATCTGCTTGTGTGTTTTGTCGCTTTGCATTGCTCCGAATCTCCCTAATATCTGAGCAAGATCCCCCAACCTGTCCTCACTGACCCCGTGGTTGTTGGCTCGATCTATCATGGCCCAACTTTTCTTGGTTCATTTCAACAGCCCTTGACCTGGTATTTCCTGGAAATTCATAAATGAGAACTTTCTCACTGTTTATCTAAATAGGATCTCGTGGAGGGAAACCGGCCCAGATTCAGGCGCAAATATATAATGGTGGTGTCAACCTGGAGCCTCGCTGAACCATGGGATCCGGGGGGCGTGGTTGGCTCAGTACTATATCTATCCTGGAGTTTAAATACGACATATCATTCTTCCAACGCTCTTGCCGGGCCTGCCAGTGCTCCTCTCTCGTAGCCACCAactctcttctcttcttgtGTCTCAACATGCAAGACGAAAATTTGAACGACAGCCCGAGCAGAGCTTCTGCTTCTGGATCAGATGAGAAGTATTCGGAGTTCACTGATCAGATTGACATATACACTCTCCATGAGCTGCATGCCGGTCGATTGATTCTTGATCCCCTGTGCGTACTATTCACAGATATGCATTCTTTTCAAGTCTTAACCTTACCCTGTTCCTAGAGAAGCAAAGAAGGAACTCGGTGATTCAGTTGCTGCGAAGTTGAAATTGACAAAAGATGGAAGATATGTGTTATGGCCTCAACCAACGGATGACCCAGAGGATCCTCAGAACGTCAGTCGAATAGTCTGTTAAATCTTTCACTCCATCTCACTTCCAAGATAAGTGGAGCGATAGGAAAAAGAACTTCCAGCTCTTCATTGTCATCTTGGCGTCTATTATCCCGGACTTTGACAACGGAATTGGTGTGTattcttcttcaagataGCTTAGCAGTATGTTATTAAGGGATATCAAATCGACAGGTATCATTTCGACCTTTCCACTTTCAAAGCAATTCCACACGACACCAGGCGTAATCAACAACATAAGCTCAAAGTGGGTCACGCAAATTCATTTTCTTAGATTGATTCTTACACCACCATCCATAAAAAGTTGGAGTGTATTTCTCGTAGGTAAACTTAATTCGTGCTCGTTCCAGTCATCTTTGGTTCTAAGCCACCGCACTTAGGATGGGGTGGTATCTTCTTCGTGATGTTGATGCGAAGGTATGGGCGACTTGCGACACTGTTCTGGACACAGGTGTGAATTATCCTCAGTGGTTCATTTTTATTTCGAGTCTGACGACAGATAACGAAAGCTTATTGCCCTCGGTCTCCTTGCGGGAGCAACCTTCGCCCCAACCTTGCAAGTTTTCGCAGGTCTGTCGAACCTTATTCACTCATAATTCATTCATCACCCCGGGTGTTGACTTTATTTCTATTACTTTCATTATTACAGCCATGCGTTCTCTCACCGCTTTCTTCGGGTAAACACTCCATCCCCTCTAATTCCTAATTCGTTAACCTGAATCTATGGTCAAAATTAGAACCTGTCCTCAGGTCACGGTGCGTAGTCTTTTTTCCAAAATACATTCCCATGATGTTAATTTTATCACTTGACACAGGGGCTATACACCATAACGGACTTGTTCCCTTTCCATCTACAAGCTCGGAAGGTTTGTAAATAGATATCTGATTCTACCAGTGTCGATTCTCATAGCAACTTTAGATAAATTATTGGACAATGGCAGTTGTTTTGTCTCCTCATTTATCACCATTCCTTTTTGGCTTTCTCGACGCACGAACAACATGGAGGTGGGCATACGGAGTCGGGTGCCTATACGGCTTAGCAGTTCTGATACTGATTGCCCTCTTCCTTGATGAATCGTGAGCCATCCTTCTTGAGTTCTGTTCATTGATATCATATTGAGAGTCCTCACCAAACTACAGCTTATATCATCGGAAAGCTTACTCCGCTGACCATCCACCTGTTCACCGTCGAAAAGGATCAATAGTTCAAAGAGTGAAAGACGTCGTCGGTATAACGGGTGTACGGCAGGCCAGGTCAGATCCTCCGTGGTCAGACATCTGCACCGCCATTCTCAAGATTGCTTGGAGACCACATCTAtttctgattcttttctttgagGTACGATCTATACGTTTCAGTGTGAAGATACTCGTGATTGACGTTTACTTCTGTAGGCGTTCGTCTTTGGATTCAGCATCGGTATCAATGTGATTGTTTGATACATTAGAGCCCAAATCGAATGATTCGTGCTAAACGTCAGTTAACTAGGTCACTATTACCGTATTCTTCCAGACTCCACCGCCTTTTGGATTTGGCTTCAGCCAAACTACCGTGTCTGCAATATATGCTACACCAGTGGTACGCCATTTCCTCATTATACGCAATGTTTACCACTGAAAAGCATTATATATAGGTTGCAGTCTTCATCGGTGAACTATTGGGAAGATACCTTAATGATTGGTTCATGAGGCGTGAAATCAAACGCAATAACGGGGTGTTTGAGGCAGAAACGCGACTATGGTATCTTCACCTTCTACTCTACTGGCAATTTCCCGCGGCTTACATTTTGAACTAGGACATGTTACATTGGAGTATTCTTTTATGTCGCCGGATTCGTCATCCTAGGAGCAGCGCTGCAAGATCACCTGAGCAAACCAGCGATCATCTTTGGTTGGGGTATCGCTCAGGCTGCTGCGCTCGTTACTACAGTCGCAGTCTGTAAGGAACCCGCTCACAGTGTTCTATATGTCCAATTGCTGATGCGCCATCCTCCACAGACGCATATTGTTCCGATTCATTCCCTCGTGAATATGTCAGTACAAccatcttctttttctcctgGAGAATGGCTGATCAAAGAGACAAATGCAACAGGGAGAAATTAGCGGCTTGCTGAATCTGGCCAGAACGCTTGGAGGTATGTCCGAAATCCTTAGATAGTTTCTCCTATTCCAACTCCAGATTTCAGGATTCAGTGTTGCATACTACGAGGTACCGTGGGCTAGCAAGCATGGCGCGCTACAGACATTTGGATGTGAAGCCGCGTACGTGTTTTGATGCGCCCTTTTTCCCATACGAAACGAATTAACTGACGCATACAATCATTCTAGGATTGTTGCAGGCTTATTCTTGCTCATTGTCCCTTTCCTCCAATGGAAAGGACAGTATTTGCGGGTACGTACATGTCACCTTCTAGATACAAAAAATCTAGAATAACGTTACCTGATATCCAGGGAAGGTTTTCACCCTCCTTCTGAGACTCTTTACTACTCCGACTCCCTGCTGGTACAACCCGGTCATATCAGATTTGCCTTTTCATTGTAGCTATATACAAAGTACTTATGACTCCACATCAGATTTAAATCCATTTTGGTACAGTTTGATGATTGAGATAGGTTGTGTTCTGAACCTGTGCTTAACACTGGCGGGAATATCCAGTTTGACCCTGCGCTTCCCCATCGCCTGAATCATTGAAATTAGACGAGTCCGGACGAGCCTCATCCAGATCAGGCTTGACTACAGCGCCAGATGCAGTTATGCCAGCAAAAACGTTGCCTTCTTCAGCTGGAAAAGACTATGAGTACACAATAGGCAGACCGAAGACGTTTTAAGAACATACTTGTAAGAGACTCAGTTACGGCAACGATATCGACGATGAGACGCTCGATCAAATCTTCGCTCAATGTTTCACGAACTATACAGGCGGAAAAGAGAGTCGATGAGAAACGCATATTCAACAAATTAAGGCCAGTCCTAATTTACCCACCTACGATCCGTAGTATTTCGATGTTTTCTGCCCCAAGGGGTGCCTGGACTACCAGTGAGCTTTGTTGGCATATGTTTAGCTACCAAACCTTACGTTGTAGTTGGGGACTATCCACCCTTTAGTCCTCAATAACGTCTGGAAATTGTACGTTAAATGCTGTttaaaaaaggaaatgaaaaTACCGTACCTGGATCCACACTTGACGAACATTAGGATAGTTTTGTTTGAATTCGTCGGATAGCCGGAAAGCGACAACGGGGAGGCCTGCATGGTAGGTCTCGGGGTCATCTTTGTTATTAGAGCTAACGTGGGCACTGTCCGAATTTCGGGGAACGTGGATATTGCTGAAAACCTAAACGAGACAGGATGGGTCAATGGCTCTCACATGCGGTAAACCTGATTTCATTACTTTGAAATAAGTTGTGCTCTCGAGAGCACGGGATAGCATTCTGGCATTCCTCATGTCCTTGTATGCAATCTTTTTATACCCTTCAAATCCCAGGTTGAGAAAGTTGAACATTTGGGCGATGACGGGCGCTGCTGGCTTTGAGAAATTTCTGTAATGTATGGATATGAACAAGTGAGTCATAGATGAAGATCGATTTCTTACAAAGTGAAAGAGTATTCCGTGCTCCCAAGGTAATCTGCACCATAATATCCCTTGGGTCAATATTATAGTTTGAACACTTTTCGGAACCTGACTTACGCAACTCAAACACTAAATCACGGTGCAGGAAGCTCTCATCCCGCCACAGAACCCAGCCAAGCCCGGCGTATACGAGACCAAATTTGTGTCCGGAGGTATTGATGGACACTACACGCGGAACGTCAAAACTCCACTTCAGATGAGGATAGGCGAAAGGCGCGATGAAAGCGCCCGACGCCCCATCCACATGTATCTTGACGTCTAATCCAGTGCGTTTCTCCAGGTCGTCCACTGAGAACGATTCCATGAGAGCAAGTTCTTCGTACATGTAAATTTACTCACACAAATCACTCATTAGCTTTACATC contains:
- a CDS encoding putative MFS-type transporter (putative MFS-type transporter C1271.10c) — its product is MQDENLNDSPSRASASGSDEKYSEFTDQIDIYTLHELHAGRLILDPLEAKKELGDSVAAKLKLTKDGRYVLWPQPTDDPEDPQNWSDRKKNFQLFIVILASIIPDFDNGIGWGGIFFVMLMRRYGRLATLFWTQLIALGLLAGATFAPTLQVFAAMRSLTAFFGTCPQVTGLYTITDLFPFHLQARKINYWTMAVVLSPHLSPFLFGFLDARTTWRWAYGVGCLYGLAVLILIALFLDESLYHRKAYSADHPPVHRRKGSIVQRVKDVVGITGVRQARSDPPWSDICTAILKIAWRPHLFLILFFEAFVFGFSIGINVTITVFFQTPPPFGFGFSQTTVSAIYATPVVAVFIGELLGRYLNDWFMRREIKRNNGVFEAETRLWYLHLLLYWQFPAAYILN
- a CDS encoding Glutamate decarboxylase gives rise to the protein MSLSRHIDAERLIEQIKEHPHKKHSSAESRRGLHRSWRRDEDAADLPKYTLPKHGINSKAAYQLLHDETALDGNPLLNLASFVHTWMPEDADKLIMENINKNIVDMDEYPAASLIHNRCISMLADLWKAPKEGKVIGTATAGSSEAIMLGGLALKKRWQEARKAAGKDYFHPNIVFGSNAQVALEKFARYFDVETRLVPVKEENGFVMNPHDAIPYIDENTIGVIVILGSTYTGHFEDVKLMSDLLDDLEKRTGLDVKIHVDGASGAFIAPFAYPHLKWSFDVPRVVSINTSGHKFGLVYAGLGWVLWRDESFLHRDLVFELHYLGSTEYSFTLNFSKPAAPVIAQMFNFLNLGFEGYKKIAYKDMRNARMLSRALESTTYFKVFSNIHVPRNSDSAHVSSNNKDDPETYHAGLPVVAFRLSDEFKQNYPNVRQVWIQTLLRTKGWIVPNYNAPLGAENIEILRIVVRETLSEDLIERLIVDIVAVTESLTTEEGNVFAGITASGAVVKPDLDEARPDSSNFNDSGDGEAQGQTGYSRQC
- a CDS encoding Histone-lysine N-methyltransferase ASHR1, which codes for MSDFSTLKNKRRAKETKSFVTASSTSVPAEGAASQSQAHDDGATSNSPEVAMQVDSEEKQQAKSHDAASTSAITITPLDCDGLYKSLPPTLEVRMSTGATGNGRGLYSKYYRRPGDVLLSIKPHVAALSNEHLEDYCSNCCAPKTTNLQRCTGCKLLHYCDSKCQSSDWSFHRYECAAIQRWSATMSSEKSGQAPIPGDAIRCLGRILWRRRKLGSDSIWSREIDSMQSHRKSISKDPNSQDSQTYTQLAHAIVRFLGLESQEELAEYNLNNAGELVDLISRFTTNTFTVSTPALAPLGACVSPLVALINHSCDPNAVVVFPRANSRREDEPLMQVIALKHIAPDEEVLTAYIDTTLPREHRQKILNETYHFTCRCPLCAPPPANSTLDMREAMWCPKKCGGMCPLPTEENSLTRCNRCKTPVKDTDAVLDAVRVGQEALHKAEALQFTNPTKSIQLTTKLVPILVSVGLVPAAYPLLALSRLCASLLISHLSPATSDVEEVLSPELQSSSFSSSSSLPAVPMNKRTPEEQQEALDDAIRAATRASSGLSLILVEGHPVRGVALAELGKLLAVDEPCPAGVEPGSQGVSSPGAPAISPSPPSPSPSPTPLTMQPTSYPPSGPPRLKLAYETLVRARAELLVGFGNGKNEGGEVGRAVRTMAVDVERELGVWRKGVRDALDGRGTRRRG